In Mustela lutreola isolate mMusLut2 chromosome 1, mMusLut2.pri, whole genome shotgun sequence, one genomic interval encodes:
- the RPS6KB2 gene encoding ribosomal protein S6 kinase beta-2 isoform X2: MAAVFDLDLETEEGSEGEPESSPSDVCPLAESRAAGLEPVGRCEEVELTETSVNLGPERIGPHCFELLRVLGKGGYGKVFQVRKVQGTNSGKIYAMKVLRKAKIVRNAKDTAHTRAERNILESVKHPFIVELAYAFQTGGKLYLILECLSGGELFTHLEREGIFLEDTACFYLAEITLALGHLHSQGIIYRDLKPENIMLNSQGHIKLTDFGLCKESIHEDAVTHTFCGTIEYMAPEILVRSGHNRAVDWWSLGALMYDMLTGSPPFTAENRKKTMDKIIKGKLALPPYLTPDARDLVKKFLKRNPSQRIGGGPGDAADVQRHPFFRQINWDDLLACRVDPPIRPSLQSEEDVSQFDTHFTRQTPVDSPDDTALSESANQAFLGFTYVAPSVLDSIKEGFSSQPKLRSPRRLNSSPRTPVSPLKFSPFEGFRPSSGPLEPTEPSLAPLPPPPPSSSAPLPIRPPSGTKKSKRGRGRPGR; the protein is encoded by the exons ATGGCGGCCGTGTTTGACCTGGACCTGGAGACGGAGGAAGGCAGCGAGGGTGAGCCAGAGTCGAGCCCCTCG GACGTGTGTCCCCTTGCCGAGTCGAGGGCGGCTGGCCTGGA GCCTGTGGGACGCTGTGAGGAGGTGGAGCTGACCGAGACCAGTGTGAACCTGGGCCCTGAGCGCATCGGGCCCCACTGCTTCGAGCTGCTGCGTGTGCTGGGCAAGGGGGGCTATGGCAAG GTGTTCCAAGTGCGAAAGGTGCAAGGCACCAACTCGGGCAAAATATATGCCATGAAAGTCCTGAGGAAG GCCAAAATTGTGCGCAACGCCAAGGACACAGCACACACGCGGGCTGAACGGAACATTCTAGAGTCAGTGAAGCACCCCTTCATTGTGGAACTGGCCTATGCCTTCCAGACTGGTGGCAAACTCTACCTCATCCTCGAGTGCCTCAGTG GCGGTGAGCTCTTCACGCATCTGGAGCGAGAGGGCATCTTCCTGGAAGACACAGCCTG TTTCTACTTGGCGGAGATCACACTGGCCCTGGGCCACCTGCACTCCCAAGGCATCATCTACCGGGACCTCAAACCCGAGAACATCATGCTCAACAGCCAGG GCCACATCAAACTGACGGACTTCGGACTCTGCAAGGAGTCAATCCACGAGGATGCGGTCACCCACACTTTCTGTGGCACCATTGAGTACAT GGCCCCTGAGATTCTGGTGCGCAGTGGCCACAACCGGGCGGTGGACTGGTGGAGCCTGGGCGCCCTGATGTATGACATGCTCACCGGCTCG CCTCCCTTCACGGCAGAGAACCGGAAGAAGACGATGGACAAGATCATCAAAGGGAAGCTGGCGCTGCCCCCCTACCTCACCCCGGATGCCCGGGACCTTGTCAAAAAG TTTCTGAAACGGAATCCCAGCCAGCGGATTGGGGGTGGCCCCGGGGACGCTGCTGATGTGCAG AGGCACCCTTTCTTCCGGCAAATTAACTGGGACGACCTCCTGGCTTGCCGCGTCGACCCTCCTATCAGGCCGTCTCTG CAGTCAGAGGAGGACGTGAGCCAGTTCGACACCCACTTCACGCGGCAGACGCCAGTGGACAGTCCCGACGACACGGCCCTCAGCGAGAGCGCCAACCAGGCTTTCTTG GGCTTCACATATGTGGCCCCCTCCGTCCTGGACAGCATCAAGGAGGGCTTCTCCTCTCAGCCTAAGCTGCGCTCCCCCAGGCGCCTCAACAGCAGCCCCCGGACCCCAGTCAG CCCCCTGAAGTTCTCGCCCTTTGAGGGATTCCGGCCCAGCTCTGGCCCACTGGAGCCCACGGAGCCCTCTCTCGCCCCTCTCCCACCACCGCCACCCTCgagctctgctcccctccccatccGACCCCCGTCAGGGACCAAGAAGTCTAAGAGGGGCCGTGGGCGCCCGGGACGCTGA
- the RPS6KB2 gene encoding ribosomal protein S6 kinase beta-2 isoform X1, which produces MAAVFDLDLETEEGSEGEPESSPSDVCPLAESRAAGLDRPVGRCEEVELTETSVNLGPERIGPHCFELLRVLGKGGYGKVFQVRKVQGTNSGKIYAMKVLRKAKIVRNAKDTAHTRAERNILESVKHPFIVELAYAFQTGGKLYLILECLSGGELFTHLEREGIFLEDTACFYLAEITLALGHLHSQGIIYRDLKPENIMLNSQGHIKLTDFGLCKESIHEDAVTHTFCGTIEYMAPEILVRSGHNRAVDWWSLGALMYDMLTGSPPFTAENRKKTMDKIIKGKLALPPYLTPDARDLVKKFLKRNPSQRIGGGPGDAADVQRHPFFRQINWDDLLACRVDPPIRPSLQSEEDVSQFDTHFTRQTPVDSPDDTALSESANQAFLGFTYVAPSVLDSIKEGFSSQPKLRSPRRLNSSPRTPVSPLKFSPFEGFRPSSGPLEPTEPSLAPLPPPPPSSSAPLPIRPPSGTKKSKRGRGRPGR; this is translated from the exons ATGGCGGCCGTGTTTGACCTGGACCTGGAGACGGAGGAAGGCAGCGAGGGTGAGCCAGAGTCGAGCCCCTCG GACGTGTGTCCCCTTGCCGAGTCGAGGGCGGCTGGCCTGGA TAGGCCTGTGGGACGCTGTGAGGAGGTGGAGCTGACCGAGACCAGTGTGAACCTGGGCCCTGAGCGCATCGGGCCCCACTGCTTCGAGCTGCTGCGTGTGCTGGGCAAGGGGGGCTATGGCAAG GTGTTCCAAGTGCGAAAGGTGCAAGGCACCAACTCGGGCAAAATATATGCCATGAAAGTCCTGAGGAAG GCCAAAATTGTGCGCAACGCCAAGGACACAGCACACACGCGGGCTGAACGGAACATTCTAGAGTCAGTGAAGCACCCCTTCATTGTGGAACTGGCCTATGCCTTCCAGACTGGTGGCAAACTCTACCTCATCCTCGAGTGCCTCAGTG GCGGTGAGCTCTTCACGCATCTGGAGCGAGAGGGCATCTTCCTGGAAGACACAGCCTG TTTCTACTTGGCGGAGATCACACTGGCCCTGGGCCACCTGCACTCCCAAGGCATCATCTACCGGGACCTCAAACCCGAGAACATCATGCTCAACAGCCAGG GCCACATCAAACTGACGGACTTCGGACTCTGCAAGGAGTCAATCCACGAGGATGCGGTCACCCACACTTTCTGTGGCACCATTGAGTACAT GGCCCCTGAGATTCTGGTGCGCAGTGGCCACAACCGGGCGGTGGACTGGTGGAGCCTGGGCGCCCTGATGTATGACATGCTCACCGGCTCG CCTCCCTTCACGGCAGAGAACCGGAAGAAGACGATGGACAAGATCATCAAAGGGAAGCTGGCGCTGCCCCCCTACCTCACCCCGGATGCCCGGGACCTTGTCAAAAAG TTTCTGAAACGGAATCCCAGCCAGCGGATTGGGGGTGGCCCCGGGGACGCTGCTGATGTGCAG AGGCACCCTTTCTTCCGGCAAATTAACTGGGACGACCTCCTGGCTTGCCGCGTCGACCCTCCTATCAGGCCGTCTCTG CAGTCAGAGGAGGACGTGAGCCAGTTCGACACCCACTTCACGCGGCAGACGCCAGTGGACAGTCCCGACGACACGGCCCTCAGCGAGAGCGCCAACCAGGCTTTCTTG GGCTTCACATATGTGGCCCCCTCCGTCCTGGACAGCATCAAGGAGGGCTTCTCCTCTCAGCCTAAGCTGCGCTCCCCCAGGCGCCTCAACAGCAGCCCCCGGACCCCAGTCAG CCCCCTGAAGTTCTCGCCCTTTGAGGGATTCCGGCCCAGCTCTGGCCCACTGGAGCCCACGGAGCCCTCTCTCGCCCCTCTCCCACCACCGCCACCCTCgagctctgctcccctccccatccGACCCCCGTCAGGGACCAAGAAGTCTAAGAGGGGCCGTGGGCGCCCGGGACGCTGA
- the RPS6KB2 gene encoding ribosomal protein S6 kinase beta-2 isoform X3: protein MAAVFDLDLETEEGSEGEPESSPSDVCPLAESRAAGLDRPVGRCEEVELTETSVNLGPERIGPHCFELLRVLGKGGYGKVFQVRKVQGTNSGKIYAMKVLRKAKIVRNAKDTAHTRAERNILESVKHPFIVELAYAFQTGGKLYLILECLSGGELFTHLEREGIFLEDTACFYLAEITLALGHLHSQGIIYRDLKPENIMLNSQGHIKLTDFGLCKESIHEDAVTHTFCGTIEYMAPEILVRSGHNRAVDWWSLGALMYDMLTGSPPFTAENRKKTMDKIIKGKLALPPYLTPDARDLVKKFLKRNPSQRIGGGPGDAADVQRHPFFRQINWDDLLACRVDPPIRPSLQSEEDVSQFDTHFTRQTPVDSPDDTALSESANQAFLGFTYVAPSVLDSIKEGFSSQPKLRSPRRLNSSPRTPVRCVP from the exons ATGGCGGCCGTGTTTGACCTGGACCTGGAGACGGAGGAAGGCAGCGAGGGTGAGCCAGAGTCGAGCCCCTCG GACGTGTGTCCCCTTGCCGAGTCGAGGGCGGCTGGCCTGGA TAGGCCTGTGGGACGCTGTGAGGAGGTGGAGCTGACCGAGACCAGTGTGAACCTGGGCCCTGAGCGCATCGGGCCCCACTGCTTCGAGCTGCTGCGTGTGCTGGGCAAGGGGGGCTATGGCAAG GTGTTCCAAGTGCGAAAGGTGCAAGGCACCAACTCGGGCAAAATATATGCCATGAAAGTCCTGAGGAAG GCCAAAATTGTGCGCAACGCCAAGGACACAGCACACACGCGGGCTGAACGGAACATTCTAGAGTCAGTGAAGCACCCCTTCATTGTGGAACTGGCCTATGCCTTCCAGACTGGTGGCAAACTCTACCTCATCCTCGAGTGCCTCAGTG GCGGTGAGCTCTTCACGCATCTGGAGCGAGAGGGCATCTTCCTGGAAGACACAGCCTG TTTCTACTTGGCGGAGATCACACTGGCCCTGGGCCACCTGCACTCCCAAGGCATCATCTACCGGGACCTCAAACCCGAGAACATCATGCTCAACAGCCAGG GCCACATCAAACTGACGGACTTCGGACTCTGCAAGGAGTCAATCCACGAGGATGCGGTCACCCACACTTTCTGTGGCACCATTGAGTACAT GGCCCCTGAGATTCTGGTGCGCAGTGGCCACAACCGGGCGGTGGACTGGTGGAGCCTGGGCGCCCTGATGTATGACATGCTCACCGGCTCG CCTCCCTTCACGGCAGAGAACCGGAAGAAGACGATGGACAAGATCATCAAAGGGAAGCTGGCGCTGCCCCCCTACCTCACCCCGGATGCCCGGGACCTTGTCAAAAAG TTTCTGAAACGGAATCCCAGCCAGCGGATTGGGGGTGGCCCCGGGGACGCTGCTGATGTGCAG AGGCACCCTTTCTTCCGGCAAATTAACTGGGACGACCTCCTGGCTTGCCGCGTCGACCCTCCTATCAGGCCGTCTCTG CAGTCAGAGGAGGACGTGAGCCAGTTCGACACCCACTTCACGCGGCAGACGCCAGTGGACAGTCCCGACGACACGGCCCTCAGCGAGAGCGCCAACCAGGCTTTCTTG GGCTTCACATATGTGGCCCCCTCCGTCCTGGACAGCATCAAGGAGGGCTTCTCCTCTCAGCCTAAGCTGCGCTCCCCCAGGCGCCTCAACAGCAGCCCCCGGACCCCAGTCAG GTGCGTTCCATGA
- the PTPRCAP gene encoding protein tyrosine phosphatase receptor type C-associated protein, giving the protein MDLPCALGLGTLLALPGVLGSGGSAEDSEGSNSVTVVVLLLLLLLLATGLALAWCRLSRDSGGYYHPARLSAALWGRTRRLLWASPPGRWLRARAELESPDEDPEQPQDTQDVEEDYHLAGGLEEAESLEEEQQAGEGPGPQQAPEPADEARDNNIEAGLGLRSQGPAGSGGSAEALLSDLHAFAGSAAWDDSAEAAGGQGLHVTAL; this is encoded by the exons ATG GACCTGCCCTGTGCCCTAGGGCTCGGGACACTGCTGGCCCTGCCGGGGGTCCTGGGCTCGGGCGGCAGTGCCGAGGACAGTGAGGGTTCCAACTCCGTCACTGTCgtcgtgctgctgctgctgctcctgctgttgGCCACCGGCCTGGCGCTGGCCTGGTGCCGCCTCAGCCGGGACTCGGGGGGCTACTACCACCCGGCCCGCCTGAGCGCCGCGCTGTGGGGCCGCACCCGCCGCCTCCTCTGGGCCAGCCCGCCAGGCCGCTGGCTCCGGGCTCGGGCCGAGCTGGAGTCGCCCGACGAGGACCCTGAGCAGCCGCAGGACACGCAGGATGTGGAAGAGGACTACCACCTGGCCGGCGGCCTGGAGGAGGCAGAGTCcctggaggaggagcagcaggcaggagaggggccCGGCCCCCAGCAGGCCCCGGAGCCAGCTGACGAAGCACGTGACAATAACATCGAAGCGGGCCTGGGCCTCAGATCCCAGGGGCCGGCAGGCTCAGGGGGCAGCGCTGAGGCCCTGCTGAGCGACCTGCACGCCTTCGCCGGCAGCGCAGCCTGGGACGACAGCGCCGAAGCGGCGGGGGGCCAGGGCCTCCATGTCACCGCTCTGTAA
- the CORO1B gene encoding coronin-1B, which translates to MSFRKVVRQSKFRHVFGQPVKNDQCYEDIRVSRVTWDSTFCAVNPKFLAVIVEASGGGAFLVLPLSKTGRIDKAYPTVCGHTGPVLDIDWCPHNDEVIASGSEDCTVMVWQIPENGLTAPLTEPVVLLEGHTKRVGIVTWHPTARNVLLSAGCDNVVLIWNVGTAEELYRLDSLHPDLIYNVSWNRNGSLFCSACKDKSVRVIDPRRGTLVAEREKAHEGARPMRAIFLADGKVFTTGFSRMSERQLALWDPENLEEPMALQELDSSNGALLPFYDPDTNVVYVCGKGDSSIRYFEITDEPPYIHFLNTFTSKEPQRGMGSMPKRGLEVSKCEIARFYKLHERKCEPIVMTVPRKSDLFQDDLYPDTAGPEAALEAEEWVSGQDANPILISLREAYVPSKQRDLKVSRRNVLSDSRPSAAPSSARPGATGSAASVHTTVSSGSLAGAMEAGKLEEVMQELRALRALVKEQGERIGRLEEQLGRMENGDA; encoded by the exons ATGTCCTTCCGCAAAGTGGTCAGACAGAGCAAATTCCGGCATGTGTTTGGACAACCAGTCAAGAATGACCAGTGCTATGAAGATATTCGAGTGTCCCGTGTCACCTGGGACAGCACCTTCTGCGCCGTCAATCCCAAATTCCTGGCTGTGATCGTGGAGGCCAGCGGCGGGGGTGCCTTCCTGGTGCTCCCCCTGAGCAAG ACGGGCCGCATTGACAAGGCCTACCCGACGGTGTGTGGACACACTGGACCCGTCCTGGACATCGATTGGTGTCCCCACAACGACGAAGTCATTGCCAGTGGCTCAGAGGACTGTACAGTCATG GTGTGGCAGATCCCGGAAAACGGGCTCACCGCCCCGCTCACAGAGCCAGTGGTGCTGCTGGAGGGACACACCAAGCGAGTGGGCATTGTCACCTGGCACCCGACGGCCCGCAATGTGCTGCTCAGCGCAG GCTGTGACAACGTGGTGCTCATCTGGAACGTGGGCACGGCGGAGGAGCTGTACCGCCTGGACAGTCTGCACCCCGACCTCATCTACAACGTCAGCTGGAACCGGAACGGCAGCCTCTTCTGCTCCGCCTGCAAAGACAAGAGCGTGCGCGTCATCGACCCCCGCCGGGGCACCCTGGTGGCG gagagggagaaggctcacGAAGGGGCCCGTCCCATGCGGGCCATCTTCCTGGCGGATGGCAAGGTGTTTACCACGGGCTTCAGCCGCATGAGCGAGCGGCAGCTGGCGCTGTGGGACCCG GAAAACCTTGAGGAACCCATGGCCCTACAGGAACTGGACTCGAGCAACGGGGCGCTGCTGCCCTTTTACGACCCAGACACCAACGTGGTCTACGTCTGCGGCAAG GGCGACTCCAGCATCCGGTACTTCGAGATCACAGATGAGCCCCCTTATATCCACTTCCTGAACACTTTCACTAGCAAGGAGCCCCAGAGGGGCATGGGCAGCATGCCTAAGAGGGGCCTGGAGGTCAGCAAGTGCGAGATCGCCCG gTTCTACAAACTGCACGAGCGCAAGTGTGAGCCCATCGTCATGACTGTGCCAAGAAAG tCGGACCTCTTCCAGGACGATCTGTACCCTGACACGGCCGGGCCTGAGGCGGCCCTAGAGGCAGAGGAGTGGGTGAGCGGGCAGGATGCCAACCCCATCCTCATCTCCCTGCGGGAGGCCTATGTGCCCAGCAAGCAGCGGGACCTGAAGGTCAGCAGGCGCAACGTGTTATCCGATAGCCGGCCTTCCGCGGCTCCCAGCTCGGCCCGCCCGGGGGCCACCGGCTCTGCTGCGTCCGTCCATACGACCGTCTCCAGCGGCAGCCTTGCTGGAGCCATG GAGGCTGGGAAGCTGGAGGAGGTGATGCAGGAGCTGCGGGCACTGCGGGCGCTGGTCAAGGAACAGGGGGAGCGCATCGGTCGCCTGGAGGAGCAGCTGGGCCGCATGGAGAACGGGGACGCATAG
- the GPR152 gene encoding probable G-protein coupled receptor 152: MPAALAPPGALQQALLAWGPADGWTPGQAGTPQTAPHRLGGVVYLKAPAEANHPKGGDDGSEKDSDLPGDTQHPLSHTQSLMIPLIHQAPALWTAHRGPRTDTAMEADPGAAGLRPRTEPDDEDYYPQGVWDTVFLVALLLLGLPANGLMAWLAGSQARQGAGRRLALLLLSLALSDFLFLAAAAFQILEIQRGGHWPLGTAACRFYYFLWGVSYSSGLFLLAALSVDRCLLALCPRWYPGHRPARLPLWVCAGVWVLATLFSVPWLVFPEATDWWYDLVICLDFWDSEELPLRMLEILGGFLPFLLLLVCHVLTQAATACKTCCRRPRPAASRGFARVAQTVLSAYVVLRLPYHLAQLLYLAFLWDVYPGYLLWEALVYSDYLTLLNSCLSPFLCLLASADLRALLRAVLSSFAAALCEEWPGSFTLAEPQTQVDSGGHTSPGPMAQPQLDSVAAPRADPTAQPQLDSVAAPRVDPTTQPQLEPVAPQQADPTAQPQLETAAPPQADSSAQPQLDPKAQIPGPPSGSAPRPHDEASSAPSTDPTPEAPENPAVPAACEGESPSSVPPEETGPT, translated from the exons ATGCCGGCCGCCTTAGCGCCGCCGGGCGCCTTGCAGCAGGCCCTGCTGGCGTGGGGCCCCGCGGATGGCTGGACCCCTGGGCAGGCAGGCACGCCCCAGACTGCACCTCACAG ACTAGGTGGCGTCGTCTACTTAAAGGCCCCGGCCGAGGCTAACCACCCAAAAGGCGGTGATGATGGCTCAGAGAAGGACAGTGACTTGCCTGGAGATACACAGCACCCTCTCTCTCATACTCAGTCCCTCATGATTCCACTGATCCATCAGGCGCCCGCCCTGTGGACAGCACACAGGGGACCTCGGACGGACACCGCAATGGAAGCCGACCCGGGTGCCGCCGGCCTCAGGCCCCGCACAGAGCCAGACGATGAAGACTACTATCCCCAGGGTGTCTGGGACACGGTCTTCCTGGTGGCCCTGCTGCTCCTGGGGCTGCCAGCCAATGGGCTCATGGCGTGGCTGGCTGGCTCGCAGGCCCGGCAGGGAGCGGGCAGGCGGCTTGCCCTGCTCCTGCTCAGCCTGGCCCTCTCGGATTTTCTGTTCCTGGCGGCGGCGGCCTTCCAGATCCTGGAGATCCAGCGGGGAGGACACTGGCCGCTGGGGACGGCGGCCTGCCGCTTCTACTACTTCCTGTGGGGTGTATCCTACTCCTCCGGCCTCTTCCTGCTGGCGGCGCTTAGCGTGGACCGCTGCCTGCTGGCGCTGTGCCCGCGCTGGTACCCGGGGCACCGCCCAGCCCGCCTGCCCCTCTGGGTCTGCGCCGGCGTCTGGGTGCTGGCCACGCTCTTCAGTGTGCCCTGGCTGGTCTTCCCGGAGGCCACCGACTGGTGGTACGACCTGGTCATCTGCCTGGACTTTTGGGACAGCGAGGAGCTGCCCCTGCGGATGCTCGAGATCCTGGGGGGcttcctgcctttcctcctgctgcTCGTCTGCCACGTGCTCACCCAGGCCGCCACCGCCTGCAAGACCTGCTGCCGCCGGCCGAGGCCCGCGGCCTCCCGTGGCTTTGCCCGCGTGGCCCAGACCGTCCTGTCCGCCTACGTGGTCTTGCGGCTGCCCTACCACCTGGCGCAGCTGCTGTACCTGGCCTTCCTGTGGGACGTCTACCCCGGCTACCTGCTCTGGGAGGCCCTGGTCTACTCCGACTACCTGACCCTGCTCAACAGCTGCCTcagtcccttcctctgcctcctggccAGTGCCGACCTGCGCGCCCTGCTGCGCGCTGTGCTCTCCTCCTTCGCGGCGGCTCTCTGTGAAGAATGGCCCGGCAGCTTCACGCTGGCCGAGCCACAGACCCAAGTGGATTCTGGGGGCCACACTTCGCCAGGGCCCATGGCCCAGCCACAGTTGGATTCTGTGGCCGCCCCACGGGCAGACCCCACAGCCCAGCCACAGCTGGATTCTGTGGCCGCCCCACGG GTGGACCCCACAACCCAGCCACAGTTGGAACCTGTGGCCCCCCAACAGGCGGACCCCACAGCCCAGCCACAATTGGAGACTGCGGCCCCCCCACAGGCAGACTCCTCTGCCCAGCCACAGTTGGA CCCTAAGGCCCAGATCCCCGGACCCCCTTCTGGTTCAGCCCCCAGGCCCCATGATGAAgcttcctctgctccctccacaGATCCCACCCCAGAAGCCCCCGAGAACCCAGCTGTGCCTGCTGCCTGTGAGGGAGAAAGCCCCAGCAGTGTCCCCCCAGAGGAGACAGGCCCCACGTGA
- the CABP4 gene encoding calcium-binding protein 4 yields MAAEQVRGLHGPDPAPSPQKPPAGVVASRTSAEGLPLTRKRSKKERGLRGSQKGAGSSQEQTPLPGPEAPGSSRNPSGTGGQEGTGPATPGPASRRQSHRHRSGPQHDAAQKTYGPLLNRIFGKDRELGPEELDELQAAFEEFDTDHDGYIGYRELGDCMRTLGYMPTEMELIEVSQHVKMRMGGRVDFEEFVELMSPKLREETAHMLGVRELRIAFREFDRDRDGRITVAELRQAAPALLGEPLVGSELDEMLREVDLNGDGTVDFDEFVMMLLTH; encoded by the exons ATGGCCGCAGAGCAGGTGAGGGGGCTGCATGGCCCAGACCCGGCCCCCAGCCCGCAGAAGCCTCCTGCGGGGGTCGTGGCTTCCAGGACTAGTGCTGAGGGCCTCCCCTTGACCAGGAAGAGGAGCAAGAAGGAGAGGGGGCTCCGAGGGTCCCAGAAGGGTGCTGGCAGCTCTCAGGAGCAGACCCCTCTTCCGGGACCTGAGGccccagggagcagcaggaacCCCTCTGGGACTGGAGGACAGGAGGGGACAGGTCCTGCGACCCCAGGGCCAGCGTCCCGTCGCCAGTCCCACCGGCATCGCTCTGGCCCTCAGCACGATGCTGCTCAGAAGACATACGGACCCTTGCTCAACCGCATCTTCGGGAAG GACCGTGAGCTGGGCCCCGAGGAGCTGGATG AGCTGCAGGCCGCCTTTGAGGAGTTTGACACTGACCATGACGGCTACATCGGCTACCGGGAGCTGGGCGACTGCATGAGGACGCTGGGCTACATGCCCACCGAGATGGAGCTCATCGAGGTCTCCCAGCACGTCAAGATGAGGA TGGGTGGCCGCGTGGACTTCGAGGAATTTGTGGAACTGATGAGCCCAAAGCTGAGGGAGGAGACGGCGCACATGCTGGGGGTGCGGGAGCTGCGCATCGCCTTCCGAGAG TTTGACAGGGACAGGGATGGACGGATCACCGTGGCAGAGCTGCGACAGGCGGCACCAGCTTTGCTGGGGGAGCCGCTGGTGGGTTCTGAGCTGGATGAGATGCTCCGAGAAGTGGACCTCAACGGGGATGGCACCGTAGACTTTGACG AGTTTGTGATGATGCTTCTCACCCACTGA